Proteins co-encoded in one Plasmodium coatneyi strain Hackeri chromosome 7, complete sequence genomic window:
- a CDS encoding NifU-like protein — MRNIMLEGSFTLLLSLFLCAKNAGSLKHPQGTLLFVHNSSDLFQNDTLSVLRNKTNIQNKKKISRFKIRSSEEKQKDGGLHYDLTPENVEKVLNLIRPKLQIDNGDVELVDIKNNDLYIKLLGNCVTCSSNSVTVSQVIKKTLKMYIRNEKNEEPNVIITNFDEISEENIYGCLSDLKPYFDFLKVKVVITDLMKNKENINNSVSLVFKKVDPGGGSDADGEAGLNADPYEEPVKIPFSVKSEITERLKQKFPTLVVNFEN; from the exons atgagaaacatCATGTTGGAAGGCAGCTTCACCCTTTTgctgtccctttttttgtgtgcaaaaaatgcagGGAGTTTAAAACACCCCCAAGGCACTCTCCTATTCGTGCACAACAGCTCTGACCTTTTCCAAAATGACACCCTTAGCGTGTTGCGAAACAAGACGAAtatacagaataaaaaaaaaatttcgcgCTTCAAAATACGTTCGTCGGAGGAGAAACAGAAGGATGGGGGGCTACACTACGATTTAACCCctgaaaatgtggaaaaggtTTTAAATTTAATTCGACCAAAGTTGCAAATAGATAACGGCGATGTCGAATTGGTAGACATAAAAAACAACGATTTGTATATTAAATTGTTGGGGAACTGCGTCACCTGCAGCTCCAACAGCGTCACAGTGTCGCAAGTTATAAAGAAGACactaaaaatgtacatacggaatgaaaaaaatgaagagccAAACGTGATCATCACCAATTTTGACGAAATAAgtgaggaaaatatatacggCTGCTTGAGCGATCTGAAACCGTACTTTGATTTTCTGA AGGTGAAGGTAGTAATCACGGACCTCATGAAGAACAAGGAAAATATCAACAACTCCGTTTCGTtggtttttaaaaaggttgACCCGGGCGGAGGCAGCGACGCGGATGGGGAAGCCGGCCTAAATGCAGACCCCTACGAGGAGCCAGTCAAAATACCCTTCAGCGTGAAGAGCGAAATAACGGAACGGCTGAAGCAGAAGTTCCCCACGCTCGTCGTCAACTTTGAGAATTAA